In the Rhizobium sp. CB3090 genome, one interval contains:
- the cheB gene encoding protein-glutamate O-methylesterase CheB, whose translation MSAPARVLVVDDSATMRGLITAVLRSDPEVDVIGQAGDAMEARAAIKALNPDVVTLDIEMPNMNGLDFLEKIMTLRPMPVIMVSTMTHRGAEATLAALEIGAFDCVGKPAPGEPRPFGDLAEKVKAAARSQRQYTKAAAEHAPPPAVADFRVGRKIVAIGSSTGGVEALIAVLQKFPANCPPTVITQHMPPSFTRSFAERLNRLCAPMVQEATDGARLEIGKIYLAPGGDRHLQVANASAPHCRLVDRGPVNGHRPSVDVLFDSVAELAGRNAVGVILTGMGRDGAAGLLKMRHAGARTIGQNEKTCVVYGMPRVAFELGAVEQQFPLNAIGEEILKVTAARKEGSE comes from the coding sequence ATGAGCGCTCCCGCCCGTGTTCTTGTCGTCGATGACTCCGCCACCATGCGCGGCCTGATCACAGCCGTCCTGCGTTCCGATCCGGAGGTCGACGTCATCGGCCAGGCCGGCGACGCCATGGAAGCGCGCGCTGCGATCAAGGCGCTCAATCCCGACGTGGTCACGCTCGATATCGAGATGCCGAACATGAACGGTCTCGATTTCCTCGAAAAGATCATGACGCTCAGGCCCATGCCGGTCATCATGGTATCGACCATGACGCATCGCGGCGCCGAGGCGACCCTGGCAGCCCTTGAAATCGGCGCTTTCGATTGCGTCGGCAAGCCTGCTCCGGGCGAGCCGCGTCCTTTCGGCGATCTGGCGGAAAAGGTGAAGGCGGCCGCCCGTTCGCAGCGGCAATATACAAAGGCTGCCGCCGAGCATGCTCCGCCGCCCGCGGTCGCGGATTTCCGTGTCGGCCGCAAGATCGTCGCGATTGGTTCGTCCACCGGCGGCGTCGAAGCATTGATCGCGGTCCTGCAGAAATTCCCGGCCAATTGCCCGCCGACCGTCATTACTCAACACATGCCGCCAAGCTTTACCCGTAGTTTTGCTGAACGGCTCAATCGCCTCTGTGCGCCCATGGTGCAGGAGGCGACCGATGGCGCACGGCTGGAAATCGGCAAAATCTACCTGGCGCCCGGCGGCGATCGGCATTTACAGGTCGCCAATGCATCAGCGCCGCATTGCCGCCTGGTCGACCGCGGGCCTGTCAACGGCCACCGTCCTTCCGTGGATGTACTCTTCGATTCGGTTGCCGAGCTCGCCGGTCGCAACGCGGTCGGCGTCATCCTGACCGGCATGGGGCGCGACGGCGCCGCCGGCCTTCTCAAGATGCGCCACGCCGGCGCACGGACCATCGGCCAGAATGAAAAGACCTGCGTGGTCTATGGGATGCCGAGGGTCGCATT